Proteins from a single region of Chlorocebus sabaeus isolate Y175 chromosome 25, mChlSab1.0.hap1, whole genome shotgun sequence:
- the GPR161 gene encoding G-protein coupled receptor 161 isoform X1: MQFQGRGFEPKEAWNISPTVTGGVVQHAVPTPCRGALTMSLNSSLSCRKELSNLTEEEGGEGGVIVTQFIAIIVITIFVCLGNLVIVVTLYRKSYLLTLSNKFVFSLTLSNFLLSVLVLPFVVTSSIRREWIFGVVWCNFSALLYLLISSASMLTLGVIAIDRYYAVLYPMVYPMKITGNRAVMALVYIWLHALIGCLPPLFGWSSVEFDEFKWMCVAAWHREPGYTAFWQIWCALFPFLVMLVCYGFIFRVARVKARKVHCGTVVIVEEDAQRTGRKNSSTSTSSSGSRRNAFQGVVYSANQCKALITILVVLGAFMVTWGPYMVVITSEALWGKSSVSPNLETWATWLSFASAVCHPLIYGLWNKTVRKELLGMCFGDRYYREPFVQRQRTSRLFSISNRITDLGLSPHLTALMVGGQPLGHSSSTGDTGFSCSQDSGTDMMLLEDYTSDDNPPSHCTCPPKRRSSVTFEDEVEQIKEAAKNSILHVKAEVHKSLDSYAASLAKAIEAEAKINLFGEEALPGVLLTARTVPGAGFGGRRGSRTLASQRLQLQSIEEGDVLAAEQR, translated from the exons TCGTCCAGCATGCTGTGCCCACCCCATGCCGAGGTGCACTGACCATGAGCCTCAACTCCTCCCTCAGCTGCAGGAAGGAGCTGAGTAACCTCACTGAGGAGGAGGGCGGCGAAGGGGGCGTCATCGTCACCCAATTCATCGccatcattgtcatcaccatTTTTGTCTGCCTGGGAAACCTGGTCATCGTGGTCACCTTGTACAGGAAGTCCTACCTCCTCACCCTCAGCAACAAGTTCGTCTTCAGCCTGACCCTGTCCAACTTCCTGCTGTCCGTGTTGGTGCTGCCTTTTGTGGTGACAAGCTCCATCCGCAGGGAATGGATCTTTGGTGTAGTGTGGTGCAACTTCTCTGCCCTCCTCTACCTGCTGATCAGCTCAGCCAGCATGCTAACCCTCGGGGTCATTGCCATCGACCG CTACTATGCTGTCCTGTACCCCATGGTGTACCCCATGAAAATCACAGGGAACCGGGCTGTGATGGCACTTGTCTACATCTGGCTTCATGCACTTATCGGCTGCCTGCCACCCCTGTTTGGTTGGTCGTCCGTGGAGTTTGACGAGTTCAAATGGATGTGTGTGGCTGCTTGGCACCGGGAGCCTGGCTACACGGCCTTCTGGCAGATCTGGTGTGCCCTATTCCCCTTTCTGGTCATGCTGGTGTGCTACGGCTTCATCTTCCGCGTGGCCAGGGTCAAGGCACGCAAGGTGCATTGTGGCACTGTCGTCATCGTGGAGGAGGATGCCCAGAGGACCGGGAGGAAGAACTCCAgcacctccacctcctcttcAGGCAGCAGGAGGAACGCCTTTCAGGGTGTGGTCTACTCGGCCAACCAGTGCAAAGCCCTCATCACCATCCTGGTGGTCCTCGGTGCCTTCATGGTCACCTGGGGCCCCTACATGGTTGTCATCACCTCCGAGGCCCTCTGGGGGAAGAGCTCTGTCTCCCCAAACCTGGAGACTTGGGCCACATGGCTGTCCTTTGCCAGCGCTGTCTGCCACCCCCTGATCTATGGACTCTGGAACAAGACAGTTCGCAAAGAACTACTGGGCATGTGCTTTGGGGACCGGTATTATCGGGAACCGTTTGTGCAACGACAGAGGACTTCCAGGCTCTTCAGCATTTCCAACAGGATCACAG ACCTGGGCCTGTCCCCACACCTCACGGCGCTCATGGTAGGCGGACAGCCCCTGGGGCACAGCAGCAGCACGGGGGACACTGGCTTCAGCTGCTCCCAGGACTCAG GGACAGATATGATGCTGCTTGAGGACTACACGTCTGATGACAACCCTCCCTCTCACTGCACTTGCCCACCCAAGAGAAGGAGCTCAGTGACATTTGAGGATGAAGTGGAACAAATCAAAG AAGCTGCCAAGAACTCGATTCTTCATGTGAAAGCTGAAGTACACAAGTCCTTGGACAGTTACGCAGCAAGCTTGGCCAAAGCCATTGAGGCTGAAGCCAAAATCAACTTATTTGGGGAGGAGGCTTTGCCAGGGGTCTTGCTCACGGCACGGACTGTCCCGGGAGCAGGCTTTGGGGGCCGCCGAGGCAGCAGAACTCTTGCGAGCCAGAGGCTGCAGTTGCAGAGCATCGAAGAAGGGGATGTTTTAGCTGCCGAGCAGAGATGA
- the GPR161 gene encoding G-protein coupled receptor 161 isoform X3 produces MKVVQHAVPTPCRGALTMSLNSSLSCRKELSNLTEEEGGEGGVIVTQFIAIIVITIFVCLGNLVIVVTLYRKSYLLTLSNKFVFSLTLSNFLLSVLVLPFVVTSSIRREWIFGVVWCNFSALLYLLISSASMLTLGVIAIDRYYAVLYPMVYPMKITGNRAVMALVYIWLHALIGCLPPLFGWSSVEFDEFKWMCVAAWHREPGYTAFWQIWCALFPFLVMLVCYGFIFRVARVKARKVHCGTVVIVEEDAQRTGRKNSSTSTSSSGSRRNAFQGVVYSANQCKALITILVVLGAFMVTWGPYMVVITSEALWGKSSVSPNLETWATWLSFASAVCHPLIYGLWNKTVRKELLGMCFGDRYYREPFVQRQRTSRLFSISNRITDLGLSPHLTALMVGGQPLGHSSSTGDTGFSCSQDSGTDMMLLEDYTSDDNPPSHCTCPPKRRSSVTFEDEVEQIKEAAKNSILHVKAEVHKSLDSYAASLAKAIEAEAKINLFGEEALPGVLLTARTVPGAGFGGRRGSRTLASQRLQLQSIEEGDVLAAEQR; encoded by the exons TCGTCCAGCATGCTGTGCCCACCCCATGCCGAGGTGCACTGACCATGAGCCTCAACTCCTCCCTCAGCTGCAGGAAGGAGCTGAGTAACCTCACTGAGGAGGAGGGCGGCGAAGGGGGCGTCATCGTCACCCAATTCATCGccatcattgtcatcaccatTTTTGTCTGCCTGGGAAACCTGGTCATCGTGGTCACCTTGTACAGGAAGTCCTACCTCCTCACCCTCAGCAACAAGTTCGTCTTCAGCCTGACCCTGTCCAACTTCCTGCTGTCCGTGTTGGTGCTGCCTTTTGTGGTGACAAGCTCCATCCGCAGGGAATGGATCTTTGGTGTAGTGTGGTGCAACTTCTCTGCCCTCCTCTACCTGCTGATCAGCTCAGCCAGCATGCTAACCCTCGGGGTCATTGCCATCGACCG CTACTATGCTGTCCTGTACCCCATGGTGTACCCCATGAAAATCACAGGGAACCGGGCTGTGATGGCACTTGTCTACATCTGGCTTCATGCACTTATCGGCTGCCTGCCACCCCTGTTTGGTTGGTCGTCCGTGGAGTTTGACGAGTTCAAATGGATGTGTGTGGCTGCTTGGCACCGGGAGCCTGGCTACACGGCCTTCTGGCAGATCTGGTGTGCCCTATTCCCCTTTCTGGTCATGCTGGTGTGCTACGGCTTCATCTTCCGCGTGGCCAGGGTCAAGGCACGCAAGGTGCATTGTGGCACTGTCGTCATCGTGGAGGAGGATGCCCAGAGGACCGGGAGGAAGAACTCCAgcacctccacctcctcttcAGGCAGCAGGAGGAACGCCTTTCAGGGTGTGGTCTACTCGGCCAACCAGTGCAAAGCCCTCATCACCATCCTGGTGGTCCTCGGTGCCTTCATGGTCACCTGGGGCCCCTACATGGTTGTCATCACCTCCGAGGCCCTCTGGGGGAAGAGCTCTGTCTCCCCAAACCTGGAGACTTGGGCCACATGGCTGTCCTTTGCCAGCGCTGTCTGCCACCCCCTGATCTATGGACTCTGGAACAAGACAGTTCGCAAAGAACTACTGGGCATGTGCTTTGGGGACCGGTATTATCGGGAACCGTTTGTGCAACGACAGAGGACTTCCAGGCTCTTCAGCATTTCCAACAGGATCACAG ACCTGGGCCTGTCCCCACACCTCACGGCGCTCATGGTAGGCGGACAGCCCCTGGGGCACAGCAGCAGCACGGGGGACACTGGCTTCAGCTGCTCCCAGGACTCAG GGACAGATATGATGCTGCTTGAGGACTACACGTCTGATGACAACCCTCCCTCTCACTGCACTTGCCCACCCAAGAGAAGGAGCTCAGTGACATTTGAGGATGAAGTGGAACAAATCAAAG AAGCTGCCAAGAACTCGATTCTTCATGTGAAAGCTGAAGTACACAAGTCCTTGGACAGTTACGCAGCAAGCTTGGCCAAAGCCATTGAGGCTGAAGCCAAAATCAACTTATTTGGGGAGGAGGCTTTGCCAGGGGTCTTGCTCACGGCACGGACTGTCCCGGGAGCAGGCTTTGGGGGCCGCCGAGGCAGCAGAACTCTTGCGAGCCAGAGGCTGCAGTTGCAGAGCATCGAAGAAGGGGATGTTTTAGCTGCCGAGCAGAGATGA
- the GPR161 gene encoding G-protein coupled receptor 161 isoform X2: protein MSGGSLKPSPETDAAPYLYSLQKVVQHAVPTPCRGALTMSLNSSLSCRKELSNLTEEEGGEGGVIVTQFIAIIVITIFVCLGNLVIVVTLYRKSYLLTLSNKFVFSLTLSNFLLSVLVLPFVVTSSIRREWIFGVVWCNFSALLYLLISSASMLTLGVIAIDRYYAVLYPMVYPMKITGNRAVMALVYIWLHALIGCLPPLFGWSSVEFDEFKWMCVAAWHREPGYTAFWQIWCALFPFLVMLVCYGFIFRVARVKARKVHCGTVVIVEEDAQRTGRKNSSTSTSSSGSRRNAFQGVVYSANQCKALITILVVLGAFMVTWGPYMVVITSEALWGKSSVSPNLETWATWLSFASAVCHPLIYGLWNKTVRKELLGMCFGDRYYREPFVQRQRTSRLFSISNRITDLGLSPHLTALMVGGQPLGHSSSTGDTGFSCSQDSGTDMMLLEDYTSDDNPPSHCTCPPKRRSSVTFEDEVEQIKEAAKNSILHVKAEVHKSLDSYAASLAKAIEAEAKINLFGEEALPGVLLTARTVPGAGFGGRRGSRTLASQRLQLQSIEEGDVLAAEQR, encoded by the exons TCGTCCAGCATGCTGTGCCCACCCCATGCCGAGGTGCACTGACCATGAGCCTCAACTCCTCCCTCAGCTGCAGGAAGGAGCTGAGTAACCTCACTGAGGAGGAGGGCGGCGAAGGGGGCGTCATCGTCACCCAATTCATCGccatcattgtcatcaccatTTTTGTCTGCCTGGGAAACCTGGTCATCGTGGTCACCTTGTACAGGAAGTCCTACCTCCTCACCCTCAGCAACAAGTTCGTCTTCAGCCTGACCCTGTCCAACTTCCTGCTGTCCGTGTTGGTGCTGCCTTTTGTGGTGACAAGCTCCATCCGCAGGGAATGGATCTTTGGTGTAGTGTGGTGCAACTTCTCTGCCCTCCTCTACCTGCTGATCAGCTCAGCCAGCATGCTAACCCTCGGGGTCATTGCCATCGACCG CTACTATGCTGTCCTGTACCCCATGGTGTACCCCATGAAAATCACAGGGAACCGGGCTGTGATGGCACTTGTCTACATCTGGCTTCATGCACTTATCGGCTGCCTGCCACCCCTGTTTGGTTGGTCGTCCGTGGAGTTTGACGAGTTCAAATGGATGTGTGTGGCTGCTTGGCACCGGGAGCCTGGCTACACGGCCTTCTGGCAGATCTGGTGTGCCCTATTCCCCTTTCTGGTCATGCTGGTGTGCTACGGCTTCATCTTCCGCGTGGCCAGGGTCAAGGCACGCAAGGTGCATTGTGGCACTGTCGTCATCGTGGAGGAGGATGCCCAGAGGACCGGGAGGAAGAACTCCAgcacctccacctcctcttcAGGCAGCAGGAGGAACGCCTTTCAGGGTGTGGTCTACTCGGCCAACCAGTGCAAAGCCCTCATCACCATCCTGGTGGTCCTCGGTGCCTTCATGGTCACCTGGGGCCCCTACATGGTTGTCATCACCTCCGAGGCCCTCTGGGGGAAGAGCTCTGTCTCCCCAAACCTGGAGACTTGGGCCACATGGCTGTCCTTTGCCAGCGCTGTCTGCCACCCCCTGATCTATGGACTCTGGAACAAGACAGTTCGCAAAGAACTACTGGGCATGTGCTTTGGGGACCGGTATTATCGGGAACCGTTTGTGCAACGACAGAGGACTTCCAGGCTCTTCAGCATTTCCAACAGGATCACAG ACCTGGGCCTGTCCCCACACCTCACGGCGCTCATGGTAGGCGGACAGCCCCTGGGGCACAGCAGCAGCACGGGGGACACTGGCTTCAGCTGCTCCCAGGACTCAG GGACAGATATGATGCTGCTTGAGGACTACACGTCTGATGACAACCCTCCCTCTCACTGCACTTGCCCACCCAAGAGAAGGAGCTCAGTGACATTTGAGGATGAAGTGGAACAAATCAAAG AAGCTGCCAAGAACTCGATTCTTCATGTGAAAGCTGAAGTACACAAGTCCTTGGACAGTTACGCAGCAAGCTTGGCCAAAGCCATTGAGGCTGAAGCCAAAATCAACTTATTTGGGGAGGAGGCTTTGCCAGGGGTCTTGCTCACGGCACGGACTGTCCCGGGAGCAGGCTTTGGGGGCCGCCGAGGCAGCAGAACTCTTGCGAGCCAGAGGCTGCAGTTGCAGAGCATCGAAGAAGGGGATGTTTTAGCTGCCGAGCAGAGATGA
- the GPR161 gene encoding G-protein coupled receptor 161 isoform X4: protein MSLNSSLSCRKELSNLTEEEGGEGGVIVTQFIAIIVITIFVCLGNLVIVVTLYRKSYLLTLSNKFVFSLTLSNFLLSVLVLPFVVTSSIRREWIFGVVWCNFSALLYLLISSASMLTLGVIAIDRYYAVLYPMVYPMKITGNRAVMALVYIWLHALIGCLPPLFGWSSVEFDEFKWMCVAAWHREPGYTAFWQIWCALFPFLVMLVCYGFIFRVARVKARKVHCGTVVIVEEDAQRTGRKNSSTSTSSSGSRRNAFQGVVYSANQCKALITILVVLGAFMVTWGPYMVVITSEALWGKSSVSPNLETWATWLSFASAVCHPLIYGLWNKTVRKELLGMCFGDRYYREPFVQRQRTSRLFSISNRITDLGLSPHLTALMVGGQPLGHSSSTGDTGFSCSQDSGTDMMLLEDYTSDDNPPSHCTCPPKRRSSVTFEDEVEQIKEAAKNSILHVKAEVHKSLDSYAASLAKAIEAEAKINLFGEEALPGVLLTARTVPGAGFGGRRGSRTLASQRLQLQSIEEGDVLAAEQR from the exons ATGAGCCTCAACTCCTCCCTCAGCTGCAGGAAGGAGCTGAGTAACCTCACTGAGGAGGAGGGCGGCGAAGGGGGCGTCATCGTCACCCAATTCATCGccatcattgtcatcaccatTTTTGTCTGCCTGGGAAACCTGGTCATCGTGGTCACCTTGTACAGGAAGTCCTACCTCCTCACCCTCAGCAACAAGTTCGTCTTCAGCCTGACCCTGTCCAACTTCCTGCTGTCCGTGTTGGTGCTGCCTTTTGTGGTGACAAGCTCCATCCGCAGGGAATGGATCTTTGGTGTAGTGTGGTGCAACTTCTCTGCCCTCCTCTACCTGCTGATCAGCTCAGCCAGCATGCTAACCCTCGGGGTCATTGCCATCGACCG CTACTATGCTGTCCTGTACCCCATGGTGTACCCCATGAAAATCACAGGGAACCGGGCTGTGATGGCACTTGTCTACATCTGGCTTCATGCACTTATCGGCTGCCTGCCACCCCTGTTTGGTTGGTCGTCCGTGGAGTTTGACGAGTTCAAATGGATGTGTGTGGCTGCTTGGCACCGGGAGCCTGGCTACACGGCCTTCTGGCAGATCTGGTGTGCCCTATTCCCCTTTCTGGTCATGCTGGTGTGCTACGGCTTCATCTTCCGCGTGGCCAGGGTCAAGGCACGCAAGGTGCATTGTGGCACTGTCGTCATCGTGGAGGAGGATGCCCAGAGGACCGGGAGGAAGAACTCCAgcacctccacctcctcttcAGGCAGCAGGAGGAACGCCTTTCAGGGTGTGGTCTACTCGGCCAACCAGTGCAAAGCCCTCATCACCATCCTGGTGGTCCTCGGTGCCTTCATGGTCACCTGGGGCCCCTACATGGTTGTCATCACCTCCGAGGCCCTCTGGGGGAAGAGCTCTGTCTCCCCAAACCTGGAGACTTGGGCCACATGGCTGTCCTTTGCCAGCGCTGTCTGCCACCCCCTGATCTATGGACTCTGGAACAAGACAGTTCGCAAAGAACTACTGGGCATGTGCTTTGGGGACCGGTATTATCGGGAACCGTTTGTGCAACGACAGAGGACTTCCAGGCTCTTCAGCATTTCCAACAGGATCACAG ACCTGGGCCTGTCCCCACACCTCACGGCGCTCATGGTAGGCGGACAGCCCCTGGGGCACAGCAGCAGCACGGGGGACACTGGCTTCAGCTGCTCCCAGGACTCAG GGACAGATATGATGCTGCTTGAGGACTACACGTCTGATGACAACCCTCCCTCTCACTGCACTTGCCCACCCAAGAGAAGGAGCTCAGTGACATTTGAGGATGAAGTGGAACAAATCAAAG AAGCTGCCAAGAACTCGATTCTTCATGTGAAAGCTGAAGTACACAAGTCCTTGGACAGTTACGCAGCAAGCTTGGCCAAAGCCATTGAGGCTGAAGCCAAAATCAACTTATTTGGGGAGGAGGCTTTGCCAGGGGTCTTGCTCACGGCACGGACTGTCCCGGGAGCAGGCTTTGGGGGCCGCCGAGGCAGCAGAACTCTTGCGAGCCAGAGGCTGCAGTTGCAGAGCATCGAAGAAGGGGATGTTTTAGCTGCCGAGCAGAGATGA
- the GPR161 gene encoding G-protein coupled receptor 161 isoform X5, translated as MVTRYSILWSYYAVLYPMVYPMKITGNRAVMALVYIWLHALIGCLPPLFGWSSVEFDEFKWMCVAAWHREPGYTAFWQIWCALFPFLVMLVCYGFIFRVARVKARKVHCGTVVIVEEDAQRTGRKNSSTSTSSSGSRRNAFQGVVYSANQCKALITILVVLGAFMVTWGPYMVVITSEALWGKSSVSPNLETWATWLSFASAVCHPLIYGLWNKTVRKELLGMCFGDRYYREPFVQRQRTSRLFSISNRITDLGLSPHLTALMVGGQPLGHSSSTGDTGFSCSQDSGTDMMLLEDYTSDDNPPSHCTCPPKRRSSVTFEDEVEQIKEAAKNSILHVKAEVHKSLDSYAASLAKAIEAEAKINLFGEEALPGVLLTARTVPGAGFGGRRGSRTLASQRLQLQSIEEGDVLAAEQR; from the exons ATGGTTACAAGGTATTCCATCCTGTGGAG CTACTATGCTGTCCTGTACCCCATGGTGTACCCCATGAAAATCACAGGGAACCGGGCTGTGATGGCACTTGTCTACATCTGGCTTCATGCACTTATCGGCTGCCTGCCACCCCTGTTTGGTTGGTCGTCCGTGGAGTTTGACGAGTTCAAATGGATGTGTGTGGCTGCTTGGCACCGGGAGCCTGGCTACACGGCCTTCTGGCAGATCTGGTGTGCCCTATTCCCCTTTCTGGTCATGCTGGTGTGCTACGGCTTCATCTTCCGCGTGGCCAGGGTCAAGGCACGCAAGGTGCATTGTGGCACTGTCGTCATCGTGGAGGAGGATGCCCAGAGGACCGGGAGGAAGAACTCCAgcacctccacctcctcttcAGGCAGCAGGAGGAACGCCTTTCAGGGTGTGGTCTACTCGGCCAACCAGTGCAAAGCCCTCATCACCATCCTGGTGGTCCTCGGTGCCTTCATGGTCACCTGGGGCCCCTACATGGTTGTCATCACCTCCGAGGCCCTCTGGGGGAAGAGCTCTGTCTCCCCAAACCTGGAGACTTGGGCCACATGGCTGTCCTTTGCCAGCGCTGTCTGCCACCCCCTGATCTATGGACTCTGGAACAAGACAGTTCGCAAAGAACTACTGGGCATGTGCTTTGGGGACCGGTATTATCGGGAACCGTTTGTGCAACGACAGAGGACTTCCAGGCTCTTCAGCATTTCCAACAGGATCACAG ACCTGGGCCTGTCCCCACACCTCACGGCGCTCATGGTAGGCGGACAGCCCCTGGGGCACAGCAGCAGCACGGGGGACACTGGCTTCAGCTGCTCCCAGGACTCAG GGACAGATATGATGCTGCTTGAGGACTACACGTCTGATGACAACCCTCCCTCTCACTGCACTTGCCCACCCAAGAGAAGGAGCTCAGTGACATTTGAGGATGAAGTGGAACAAATCAAAG AAGCTGCCAAGAACTCGATTCTTCATGTGAAAGCTGAAGTACACAAGTCCTTGGACAGTTACGCAGCAAGCTTGGCCAAAGCCATTGAGGCTGAAGCCAAAATCAACTTATTTGGGGAGGAGGCTTTGCCAGGGGTCTTGCTCACGGCACGGACTGTCCCGGGAGCAGGCTTTGGGGGCCGCCGAGGCAGCAGAACTCTTGCGAGCCAGAGGCTGCAGTTGCAGAGCATCGAAGAAGGGGATGTTTTAGCTGCCGAGCAGAGATGA
- the GPR161 gene encoding G-protein coupled receptor 161 isoform X6 yields the protein MVYPMKITGNRAVMALVYIWLHALIGCLPPLFGWSSVEFDEFKWMCVAAWHREPGYTAFWQIWCALFPFLVMLVCYGFIFRVARVKARKVHCGTVVIVEEDAQRTGRKNSSTSTSSSGSRRNAFQGVVYSANQCKALITILVVLGAFMVTWGPYMVVITSEALWGKSSVSPNLETWATWLSFASAVCHPLIYGLWNKTVRKELLGMCFGDRYYREPFVQRQRTSRLFSISNRITDLGLSPHLTALMVGGQPLGHSSSTGDTGFSCSQDSGTDMMLLEDYTSDDNPPSHCTCPPKRRSSVTFEDEVEQIKEAAKNSILHVKAEVHKSLDSYAASLAKAIEAEAKINLFGEEALPGVLLTARTVPGAGFGGRRGSRTLASQRLQLQSIEEGDVLAAEQR from the exons ATGGTGTACCCCATGAAAATCACAGGGAACCGGGCTGTGATGGCACTTGTCTACATCTGGCTTCATGCACTTATCGGCTGCCTGCCACCCCTGTTTGGTTGGTCGTCCGTGGAGTTTGACGAGTTCAAATGGATGTGTGTGGCTGCTTGGCACCGGGAGCCTGGCTACACGGCCTTCTGGCAGATCTGGTGTGCCCTATTCCCCTTTCTGGTCATGCTGGTGTGCTACGGCTTCATCTTCCGCGTGGCCAGGGTCAAGGCACGCAAGGTGCATTGTGGCACTGTCGTCATCGTGGAGGAGGATGCCCAGAGGACCGGGAGGAAGAACTCCAgcacctccacctcctcttcAGGCAGCAGGAGGAACGCCTTTCAGGGTGTGGTCTACTCGGCCAACCAGTGCAAAGCCCTCATCACCATCCTGGTGGTCCTCGGTGCCTTCATGGTCACCTGGGGCCCCTACATGGTTGTCATCACCTCCGAGGCCCTCTGGGGGAAGAGCTCTGTCTCCCCAAACCTGGAGACTTGGGCCACATGGCTGTCCTTTGCCAGCGCTGTCTGCCACCCCCTGATCTATGGACTCTGGAACAAGACAGTTCGCAAAGAACTACTGGGCATGTGCTTTGGGGACCGGTATTATCGGGAACCGTTTGTGCAACGACAGAGGACTTCCAGGCTCTTCAGCATTTCCAACAGGATCACAG ACCTGGGCCTGTCCCCACACCTCACGGCGCTCATGGTAGGCGGACAGCCCCTGGGGCACAGCAGCAGCACGGGGGACACTGGCTTCAGCTGCTCCCAGGACTCAG GGACAGATATGATGCTGCTTGAGGACTACACGTCTGATGACAACCCTCCCTCTCACTGCACTTGCCCACCCAAGAGAAGGAGCTCAGTGACATTTGAGGATGAAGTGGAACAAATCAAAG AAGCTGCCAAGAACTCGATTCTTCATGTGAAAGCTGAAGTACACAAGTCCTTGGACAGTTACGCAGCAAGCTTGGCCAAAGCCATTGAGGCTGAAGCCAAAATCAACTTATTTGGGGAGGAGGCTTTGCCAGGGGTCTTGCTCACGGCACGGACTGTCCCGGGAGCAGGCTTTGGGGGCCGCCGAGGCAGCAGAACTCTTGCGAGCCAGAGGCTGCAGTTGCAGAGCATCGAAGAAGGGGATGTTTTAGCTGCCGAGCAGAGATGA